Proteins encoded within one genomic window of Theobroma cacao cultivar B97-61/B2 chromosome 7, Criollo_cocoa_genome_V2, whole genome shotgun sequence:
- the LOC18594596 gene encoding LOW QUALITY PROTEIN: exosome complex component csl4 (The sequence of the model RefSeq protein was modified relative to this genomic sequence to represent the inferred CDS: inserted 2 bases in 1 codon) encodes MKIPSVMTYAVSNLTMEHSINNLIEVEIVTPGAVLGRATNLKAGKRAYVTYHNKTIYASVTSFRCIQSLPPDHQRLIAKVTGNKAHGPVSEPGSVVIARVTKVIARITSIDVMCVVTKXLREKFSGIIGQQDVRATDIDKVDMHLSFRPSDIVRVVVLSLGDARAYYLSTAKNELGVISGKSSADAATMVPISWAEMQCPLTGQLEQRKVAKVES; translated from the exons ATGAAAATTCCGTCGGTGATGACATATGCCGTGAGTAACTTAACCATGGAGCATTCTATCAACAATTTGATTG AAGTAGAGATAGTAACGCCAGGTGCGGTGTTGGGAAGAGCGACAAATCTCAAAGCAGGGAAAAGAGCTTATGTAACATATCATAACAAGACCATCTACGCTTCCGTCACTAGTTTCCGCTGCATCCAATCCCTTCCTCCTGATCACCAGAGATTGATTGCGAAAGTAACTGGTAACAAAGCCCATGGTCCTGTTTCGGAGCCCGGTTCTGTTGTCATTGCCCGAGTTACGAAGGTGATAGCTAGGATAACATCAATAGATGTTATGTGTGTTGTTACAAA TCTGAGAGAAAAATTTAGTGGTATAATTGGGCAACAAGATGTTAGAGCAACTGACATTGACAAAGTGGATATGCACTTGTCATTTCGTCCTAGTGACATTGTCAGAGTTGTAGTGCTGTCCCTTGGAGATGCACGGGCTTATTATCTATCAACTGCTAAGAATGAACTGGGTGTCATCTCTGGTAAGAGCTCAGCAGATGCAGCAACAATGGTTCCAATAAGTTGGGCAGAAATGCAGTGCCCATTGACTGGCCAACTTGAGCAAAGGAAGGTTGCAAAGGTTGAAAGTTAA